A stretch of the Neisseria sp. DTU_2020_1000833_1_SI_GRL_NUU_006 genome encodes the following:
- a CDS encoding valine--pyruvate transaminase, with product MQFSAFGEKFTQHSGILQLMDDLGDALKSDRPVNMLGGGNPARIAEVNAVFADVFSKLAAEHAVENIGNYSNPQGDAALIDALTAFLNREYGWNLTADNIALTNGSQNAFFYLFNLFGGKFKVSDDLSVEKAILLPLAPEYIGYADVHVEGQHFVSVKPKIEAVEHEGEAGFFKYRVDFDALESLPELKAGKIGAICCSRPTNPTGNVLTDGEMARLDALAQEHGIPLIIDNAYGMPFPNIIYSDVTLNWHENIILCFSLSKVGLPGVRTGIIVAAPEVVKAVSSLNAIVNLSPTRFGAAIATPLLQDGRLKQLSDDVIRPFYRNQAQTAVSLLKRELGAYPLKIHKPEGAIFLWLWFENLPVSSQTLYEMLKAEGTLIIPGEHFFVGIDTQDYPHARECIRMSIAQDAQTLEKGIAAIGRVVRGLYDAA from the coding sequence ATGCAGTTCTCGGCATTCGGCGAAAAATTCACGCAACACAGCGGCATCCTGCAACTTATGGACGACCTCGGCGACGCGCTCAAAAGCGACAGGCCCGTCAACATGCTCGGCGGCGGCAATCCGGCGCGGATTGCCGAAGTCAACGCCGTGTTCGCCGACGTATTTTCCAAACTGGCGGCGGAACACGCCGTCGAGAACATCGGCAATTACTCCAATCCCCAAGGCGATGCCGCGCTGATTGACGCGTTGACCGCCTTCCTCAACCGCGAATACGGCTGGAACTTGACCGCCGACAATATCGCGCTGACTAACGGTTCACAGAACGCGTTTTTCTATCTTTTCAACCTTTTCGGCGGCAAATTCAAGGTTTCAGACGACCTTTCCGTAGAGAAAGCCATCCTGCTGCCGCTCGCGCCCGAATACATCGGCTATGCCGACGTGCATGTCGAAGGGCAGCACTTCGTTTCCGTCAAACCGAAAATCGAAGCTGTCGAACACGAAGGCGAAGCAGGCTTCTTCAAATACCGCGTGGACTTTGACGCGCTGGAAAGCCTGCCCGAACTCAAAGCGGGAAAAATCGGCGCGATTTGCTGTTCGCGCCCGACCAATCCGACCGGCAACGTGCTGACCGACGGCGAAATGGCGCGGCTGGACGCTTTGGCGCAAGAACACGGCATTCCGCTGATTATCGACAACGCCTACGGAATGCCGTTCCCCAACATCATTTACAGCGACGTGACGCTGAACTGGCACGAAAACATCATCCTTTGCTTCAGCCTTTCCAAAGTCGGCCTGCCGGGCGTGCGCACCGGCATCATCGTTGCCGCGCCCGAAGTCGTCAAAGCCGTCAGCAGCCTGAACGCGATTGTGAACCTGTCACCCACCCGCTTCGGCGCAGCCATCGCAACACCGCTGCTGCAGGACGGCCGTTTGAAACAGCTTTCAGACGACGTCATCCGGCCGTTTTACCGCAATCAGGCGCAAACCGCCGTCTCGCTGCTCAAGCGCGAGCTGGGCGCGTATCCGCTGAAAATCCACAAGCCCGAAGGCGCGATTTTCCTGTGGCTCTGGTTTGAAAACCTGCCCGTTTCATCGCAAACCCTGTACGAAATGCTCAAAGCCGAAGGCACGCTGATTATTCCGGGCGAACATTTCTTCGTCGGCATCGACACGCAGGATTACCCGCACGCCCGCGAGTGCATCCGCATGAGCATCGCTCAGGACGCTCAAACGCTGGAAAAAGGCATCGCCGCCATCGGCAGGGTGGTGCGCGGTTTGTACGATGCGGCGTAA
- the katA gene encoding catalase KatA produces MTDSKCPVTHLTMGNGAPVADNQNSLTAGPRGPLLSQDLWLNEKLGDFVREVIPERRMHAKGSGAFGTFTVTHDITKYTRAKIFSEVGKKTEMFARFTAVAAERGGADAERDIRGFALKFYTEEGNWDMVGNNTPVFFMRDPRKFPDLNKAVKRDPRTNMRSAKNNWDFWTLLPEALHQVTIVMSDRGIPASYRHMHGFGSHTYSFWNEAGERFWVKFHFRTQQGIKNLTDKEAAKIIGDDRESHQRDLYEAIERGEFPKWTMYIQVMPEADAEKVPYHPFDLTKVWPKKDYPLIEVGEFELNRNPENFFADVEQSAFAPSNLVPGIGASPDKMLQARLFNYADAQRYRLGVNFRQIPVNRPRCPVHSNQRDGLGRVDGNYGSLPHYEPNSFGQWQEQPDFAEPPLKINGDAAHWDYRQDDDAYFSQPRALFNLMSDAQKQALFDNTAAAMDDAPDFIKYRHIRNCHSCDPAYGEGVAKALGLTVEDAKAARATDPALGQPGLL; encoded by the coding sequence ATGACTGACTCCAAATGCCCGGTAACCCACCTGACCATGGGCAACGGCGCCCCCGTTGCCGACAATCAGAACAGCCTGACTGCAGGTCCGCGCGGCCCGTTGCTGTCGCAGGATTTGTGGCTGAATGAAAAACTTGGCGACTTCGTGCGCGAAGTCATTCCCGAACGCCGTATGCACGCCAAAGGTTCGGGCGCGTTCGGCACGTTTACCGTAACGCACGACATCACGAAATACACCCGCGCCAAAATCTTCAGCGAAGTCGGCAAAAAAACCGAAATGTTCGCCCGCTTCACCGCCGTTGCGGCAGAGCGCGGCGGTGCCGATGCCGAACGCGACATCCGCGGCTTTGCATTGAAGTTTTATACGGAAGAAGGCAACTGGGATATGGTCGGTAATAACACGCCCGTCTTTTTCATGCGCGACCCGCGCAAATTCCCCGACCTGAACAAGGCAGTCAAACGCGACCCGCGCACCAATATGCGCTCCGCAAAAAACAACTGGGACTTCTGGACGCTGCTGCCCGAAGCCCTGCACCAAGTTACCATCGTCATGAGCGACCGCGGCATCCCCGCCAGCTACCGCCATATGCACGGCTTCGGTTCGCATACCTACAGCTTCTGGAACGAAGCGGGCGAGCGTTTTTGGGTGAAATTCCACTTCCGCACCCAACAAGGCATTAAAAACCTGACCGACAAAGAAGCCGCCAAAATCATCGGGGATGACCGCGAAAGCCACCAGCGCGACCTGTACGAAGCCATCGAACGCGGCGAGTTTCCGAAATGGACGATGTACATCCAAGTCATGCCTGAAGCCGATGCTGAAAAAGTTCCGTATCATCCGTTTGATTTGACCAAAGTTTGGCCGAAAAAAGACTATCCGCTGATTGAAGTGGGCGAATTCGAATTGAACCGCAATCCCGAAAACTTCTTTGCCGATGTGGAACAATCCGCCTTCGCACCGAGCAACCTGGTTCCCGGCATAGGCGCCAGCCCCGACAAAATGCTGCAAGCGCGTTTGTTCAATTACGCCGACGCGCAACGCTACCGCCTCGGCGTGAATTTCCGCCAAATCCCCGTCAACCGCCCGCGTTGTCCCGTCCACAGCAACCAGCGCGACGGATTAGGCCGCGTCGACGGCAACTACGGCAGCCTGCCGCACTACGAACCCAACAGCTTCGGCCAATGGCAGGAGCAGCCCGACTTCGCCGAACCGCCTTTGAAAATCAACGGCGACGCGGCGCACTGGGACTACCGCCAAGACGATGACGCCTACTTCAGCCAACCGCGCGCCTTGTTTAACCTGATGAGCGACGCGCAGAAACAGGCTTTGTTCGACAACACTGCCGCCGCCATGGACGACGCGCCCGACTTCATCAAATACCGCCACATCCGCAACTGCCACAGTTGCGACCCCGCCTACGGCGAAGGCGTGGCGAAAGCCTTGGGGTTGACCGTTGAAGATGCGAAAGCCGCCCGCGCAACCGACCCCGCATTGGGTCAGCCCGGTTTGCTGTAA